In a genomic window of Zootoca vivipara chromosome 5, rZooViv1.1, whole genome shotgun sequence:
- the NPFFR1 gene encoding neuropeptide FF receptor 1 yields MEDEEGDTSCPTNSSPSFTRNESRSQIYRGNYTFSSYYQHSSPVAAMFIVAYVCIFFVCMVGNMLVCFIVLKNRQMRTVTNIFILNLAISDVLVGIFCMPTTLVDNLITGWPFDIIMCKMSGLVQGMSVSASVFTLVAIAVERFRCIVYPFRQKLTLRKALVTIIIIWVLALIIMCPSAVTLTVTRDEYHFMLDAYNNSYPLYSCWEAWPDKEMRKIYTTVLFSHIYLAPLTSIVIMYARIAFKLFKSSASIRGSQLEENEGRRVSKRKIRVINMLIIVALFFTLSWLPLWTLMLLTDYGNLTESQLNLVTVYFFPFAHWLAFFNSSINPIIYGYFNENFRRGFQEAFQVQLCSMKTEHKNTYSGRTNSGLLFGARNRIFVEVQGSDSAQPSESGQSSLLRTGLYPARNGKVAHHGLMVEDFDSKSCSPKTVSIPAWDI; encoded by the exons GTGACACATCCTGCCCTACCAACAGCAGCCCATCCTTCACCAGGAATGAAAGCCGCAGCCAGATCTATAGGGGGAACTATACCTTCTCCTCCTACTATCAGCACTCCTCTCCAGTGGCCGCCATGTTTATTGTTGCCTACGTCTGTATCTTCTTCGTGTGCATGGTCGGCAACATGCTGGTGTGCTTCATAGTGCTGAAGAACCGGCAGATGAGAACAGTCACCAACATATTCATCCTCAACCTGGCTATCAGTGATGTCTTGgtggggatcttctgcatgccgaCCACCCTGGTGGACAACCTGATTACAG GCTGGCCATTTGACATCATCATGTGTAAAATGAGTGGCTTGGTCCAAGGGATGTCTGTCTCCGCTTCCGTGTTCACCCTGGTAGCCATTGCAGTGGAAAG GTTCCGCTGTATAGTGTACCCATTCAGGCAGAAGCTAACCCTAAGGAAAGCTCTGGTCACCATCATTATAATTTGGGTCTTGGCCTTAATCATCATGTGCCCCTCTGCAGTCACCTTGACCGTCACCCGGGATGAGTACCACTTCATGCTGGATGCCTACAACAATTCCTACCCGCTCTACTCCTGCTGGGAGGCATGGCCGGACAAGGAGATGCGCAAGATCTACACAACCGTTCTTTTCTCTCACATTTACCTGGCCCCTCTCACCTCGATTGTGATTATGTACGCCCGGATTGCCTTCAAACTCTTCAAGTCATCCGCAAGCATTAGAGGCTCCCAGTTGGAGGAGAACGAGGGAAGGAGAGTGTCCAAGAGGAAAATCAGAGTTATCAACATGTTGATCATTGTGGCGTTGTTCTTCACCCTCTCTTGGCTGCCCCTCTGGACTTTAATGCTGCTGACAGACTACGGGAACCTCACCGAGAGTCAACTCAACCTtgtcacagtttattttttcccctttgcccaTTGGCTGGCTTTCTTTAACAGTAGCATCAACCCAATCATCTACGGGTACTTCAACGAGAACTTCCGGAGAGGATTCCAGGAGGCCTTCCAAGTCCAGCTCTGCTCCATGAAGACAGAACACAAAAACACCTATTCTGGCAGGACCAACAGTGGGTTGCTTTTTGGGGCACGCAATCGGATTTTTGTCGAAGTTCAAGGCAGTGACTCAGCACAGCCCTCTGAGTCTGGTCAGAGTAGCCTTTTGAGAACAGGGCTGTATCCTGCAAGGAACGGAAAGGTAGCTCACCATGGTCTGATGGTGGAGGACTTTGACAGCAAAAGTTGCTCCCCCAAAACTGTCAGTATCCCAGCTTGGGATATCTAA